One genomic region from Microcystis panniformis FACHB-1757 encodes:
- a CDS encoding isoprenylcysteine carboxyl methyltransferase family protein: protein MLSQIVFIALISYIIVQRVRVTRLSKQNMAKVLAEGGKLHSSNYVGFVKIFQSSWMLCMIGEVYLLDRPFIPALALFSLITTFLAQKLRYASIEALGDRWIHQVVTVPQTPVIDNGIYQYIRHPNWWAMITELAVVPLFHTAYLTSIVFSLLNAWLLIQRIPAEEEALSQDTNYQAVFANTPRFIPSFSAIFSRKQQPLKS from the coding sequence ATGTTAAGCCAAATAGTTTTCATTGCCCTGATTAGTTACATTATTGTCCAACGAGTGCGCGTTACTCGTCTGAGTAAACAGAATATGGCCAAAGTCTTAGCGGAAGGTGGCAAACTGCATAGTTCTAATTATGTGGGATTCGTCAAGATTTTCCAATCTAGCTGGATGCTTTGCATGATCGGGGAAGTTTATCTGCTCGATCGACCTTTTATTCCAGCATTGGCTTTATTTTCCCTAATTACTACTTTTTTAGCTCAAAAGCTCCGCTATGCCTCCATTGAAGCCTTGGGCGATCGCTGGATTCATCAGGTGGTCACGGTTCCTCAGACACCCGTGATCGACAATGGCATTTATCAATATATCCGTCATCCTAACTGGTGGGCCATGATCACGGAATTAGCGGTGGTTCCCTTGTTTCATACCGCTTATCTGACATCTATAGTCTTTAGTCTCCTGAATGCTTGGTTATTAATCCAACGCATTCCGGCTGAAGAAGAAGCTTTGAGTCAAGACACCAATTATCAAGCAGTTTTCGCCAATACTCCCCGTTTTATTCCTAGTTTTAGCGCAATTTTCTCTCGCAAACAGCAACCGCTTAAAAGTTAA